AGAAAAGCCACGATCAAAAGTTTGGCGGAACACATTTTTTACTTGTGGCAAGTGATAAGCTGGTAACTCCATAATAAACGGTGCCGGATCACCGGCAAATAAACGCGTCTTTTTCAATGCAATACCGGATAAAACAATTGCGGTCACCCCAATAAAGTATGCTGACGGGGCCACCCAACTTGCTTGTGGAAAAAACGCACCCGCAACAAGCGCGATAATTGGTAACTTGGCTGAACACGGCATAAACGTTGTTACCATAACCGTCATACGGCGATCTTTTTCATTTTCAATGGTACGACTGGCCATAACTCCTGGTACACCACAACCTGTTGCAATCAACATGGGAATAAAAGATTTACCAGATAACCCAAACTTGCGAAACAAACGATCCATTACAAAAGCAATTCGAGCCATATAACCACAATCTTCTAACAGCGATAAACAGAAAAAAAGAACCAATAATTGTGGTACAAAACCTAATACGGCTCCAACACCTGCAATAATTCCATTTAAAATTAAATCTTGCATCCAAGCGGCAACATGCCATGCTGCTAGCTGTGTCGTGACAAAATCAGGTACGACGGTTCCAAATAAGACATCATTTACCCAATCAGTGCCCATCACACCAATTGTCTGAATCGCTAAGTAATAAATTCCCCACATAACAAAACCAAAAATTGGGATTGCTAAAAAACGATTGGTAACAATTTGATCAATTTTATCACTAATCGTTAACCGTAATTCCTTTTCACTAATCGTACACAACGCCATCAAGCGGGAGATAAACTCATATCGTTCGTTAACTAAAATAGCATCACTTGTATCATCAAATATTTTTTCCGTGATGGCGATAATTTCATTAATCTCTTTGCGCTGAATTTTACTTAAATCTAAATTTTCTGTTGCCAATTCATCTTTTTCAAACAGTTTAGTCGCATAAAAACGTGCTTGTTTTGGTGGGACGGTATTGCCTAAAACATCAATTATTTCACTTAAGGCGGCCTCTAAGCGCTCATCGTAAGTGGGGTAGATCGCCTCTGGAGGAAATGTCTTTGCTATTTGGCTACTCTTATGAATTAACTCTTGCAAACCTTGTTTTTTTAAAGCACTCATGCTAACTACCGGTATACCCAAGCCATAAGCTAATTTATCTAAATTAATAGTTTTGCCACTTTTTCTGATTAAATCCATCATATTCAAGCCCACAACTACTGGAATTCCAGTTTCCATTAATTGCGTGGTCAAGTACAAATTTCGTTCTAAATTAGTCGCATCCACAATGTTGATAATCGCATTGGGTGAACCTGTTAATAAGTAATCTCTTGCGACAATTTCTTCTGGTGTATATGGTGATAAGGAATAAATCCCAGGTA
The genomic region above belongs to Enterococcus saigonensis and contains:
- the feoB gene encoding ferrous iron transport protein B; this encodes MQFALAGNPNSGKTSTFNQLTGSMQSVGNWPGVTVERKSGNLKKQKNITIQDLPGIYSLSPYTPEEIVARDYLLTGSPNAIINIVDATNLERNLYLTTQLMETGIPVVVGLNMMDLIRKSGKTINLDKLAYGLGIPVVSMSALKKQGLQELIHKSSQIAKTFPPEAIYPTYDERLEAALSEIIDVLGNTVPPKQARFYATKLFEKDELATENLDLSKIQRKEINEIIAITEKIFDDTSDAILVNERYEFISRLMALCTISEKELRLTISDKIDQIVTNRFLAIPIFGFVMWGIYYLAIQTIGVMGTDWVNDVLFGTVVPDFVTTQLAAWHVAAWMQDLILNGIIAGVGAVLGFVPQLLVLFFCLSLLEDCGYMARIAFVMDRLFRKFGLSGKSFIPMLIATGCGVPGVMASRTIENEKDRRMTVMVTTFMPCSAKLPIIALVAGAFFPQASWVAPSAYFIGVTAIVLSGIALKKTRLFAGDPAPFIMELPAYHLPQVKNVFRQTFDRGFSFIKKAGTIIFVSSIILWFMSNYSFTLKAVSGDQSILAHLGRVIAPLFAPLGWGNWQGAVATITGLIAKENVINTFGILFSHLDEVSENGAEIWGPLQAAFTPVAAYSFLVFNLLCAPCFAAIGAIHREMGDAKWTWIAVGYQCGLAYAVSFVVYQFGHVIFEGGALNIATLIAVAVLTYGIFLLIRKTPQPKNTVITMHQLKGEVK